One genomic window of Thermorudis peleae includes the following:
- the ruvA gene encoding Holliday junction branch migration protein RuvA, whose product MIRGLRGILVGKQPGFVLIDVQGVTFQVFTSQTTLDDLGSLGEVVSLWTHLRVREDELALYGFATEQELVLFEHLLTIGGVGPKAALSILSLGTPDFIADLIAREAVDQLSRAPGVGRKTASRIILELRGKLPAFVPSERGPSVPIDHDVVDALMALGYSAAEAREAASHLDPEAASTTEERVVAALRWLARLH is encoded by the coding sequence ATGATTCGGGGTCTTCGTGGCATCTTGGTAGGAAAACAGCCTGGCTTCGTGCTCATCGATGTCCAGGGAGTCACATTTCAAGTTTTTACGAGCCAAACGACGCTTGATGACCTCGGCTCGCTTGGAGAGGTGGTCTCGCTCTGGACACATTTGCGGGTACGCGAGGATGAACTTGCGCTGTATGGCTTTGCTACGGAGCAGGAGCTGGTACTATTTGAGCACCTGTTAACGATCGGCGGCGTCGGACCCAAGGCTGCATTAAGCATCCTTTCCCTTGGCACACCGGACTTCATCGCTGATTTGATTGCACGAGAAGCCGTTGACCAGCTGAGTCGAGCGCCGGGCGTTGGGCGGAAAACAGCGAGTCGCATCATCCTTGAACTGCGGGGCAAGCTTCCCGCTTTTGTCCCATCGGAGCGAGGGCCGAGCGTGCCAATTGATCACGATGTCGTCGATGCCTTGATGGCTCTCGGGTATTCGGCAGCCGAAGCCCGTGAGGCGGCATCGCATCTTGATCCGGAGGCTGCCTCAACGACAGAGGAGCGCGTTGTGGCAGCGCTTCGCTGGCTTGCCCGGCTGCACTAA
- a CDS encoding amidohydrolase family protein: MIIDSHVHIFPPEVVAHRDTYCERDPWFGALYATERARIATLEDLLTAMDGAGIDCAIACGFPWHDPGLCAWHNEYLADAAQRSNGRVAWLGIVVPGTTTAAAEAERCFLCGAVGIGELNADAQGFAFDDQKAFAPLVDVCRAFSRPLLFHVSEPLGHQYPGKGNAWPQRFISFLEAFPGQPVIAAHWGGGLPFYELMPEVAELTRQVVYDSAASTYLYRFRVFRAVVDLVGADRVLFASDYPVLRQDRFLRRVLEVELTEQERALILGQNALRVFRLAEAAR; the protein is encoded by the coding sequence ATGATTATTGATTCACATGTCCACATTTTCCCTCCTGAGGTTGTGGCGCACCGCGATACGTATTGCGAGCGTGATCCTTGGTTTGGCGCGCTCTACGCCACTGAGCGTGCACGGATTGCGACGCTCGAGGATTTGCTTACTGCAATGGATGGAGCTGGTATCGACTGCGCGATCGCTTGTGGTTTCCCATGGCATGATCCCGGGCTCTGTGCGTGGCATAACGAGTATCTTGCTGACGCTGCCCAGCGAAGCAACGGACGCGTTGCGTGGCTTGGCATTGTTGTACCTGGGACAACCACTGCGGCTGCTGAGGCTGAGCGTTGCTTTCTGTGCGGCGCAGTCGGTATCGGCGAGCTCAATGCTGATGCCCAAGGCTTTGCCTTTGATGACCAGAAGGCCTTTGCTCCACTGGTAGACGTATGCCGAGCGTTCAGTCGGCCGTTGCTTTTCCATGTCAGTGAGCCGCTCGGGCATCAGTATCCTGGCAAAGGCAACGCCTGGCCCCAGCGGTTTATCTCGTTCTTGGAAGCTTTTCCGGGGCAACCCGTCATCGCTGCACATTGGGGCGGCGGCCTCCCGTTTTATGAACTCATGCCAGAAGTTGCAGAACTTACCCGTCAGGTCGTATATGATTCAGCCGCAAGTACCTATCTCTACCGCTTTCGTGTGTTCCGCGCTGTTGTCGATCTCGTTGGGGCTGATCGCGTCTTGTTTGCCAGTGATTATCCTGTCCTGCGGCAGGATCGCTTCTTGCGTCGCGTGCTTGAGGTAGAGCTAACCGAGCAGGAACGTGCCTTGATCCTCGGACAGAATGCCCTGCGTGTCTTTCGTCTGGCAGAGGCTGCGCGATGA
- a CDS encoding PP2C family protein-serine/threonine phosphatase, with protein MSVGQRTRELVIHVGAATDPGPVREQNEDALLVTDPASEEARTQGILLAIADGMGGYQRGEVAARLAIETLRSVYYSTPLAPNEIPQRLRTAFRQANERIYAEWQPEGEEQLMGTTLVAAVIRDQQLTVANVGDSRAYLIRAKRATQITRDHSLVAEQVAAGVLTEDEARESNYRNVITRALGHRQRLDVDIFELQLLADDRLVLTSDGVHDVVTPEELTQIVLAHPPEAAAKALIDLAIQKQTTDNVSAIVAWVKPAVEAAAEPAPARPGTNWLVVVLVLLGILVFIAVVGVILALGHALP; from the coding sequence GTGTCAGTCGGGCAACGGACGCGAGAACTTGTTATCCACGTTGGGGCAGCAACTGATCCTGGCCCAGTCCGTGAACAGAACGAGGACGCGTTGCTCGTTACGGATCCGGCCAGCGAGGAAGCTCGGACACAAGGCATTCTGCTCGCGATCGCTGATGGCATGGGAGGCTATCAGCGTGGCGAGGTTGCCGCGCGGTTGGCGATTGAGACGCTTCGTTCTGTCTACTACAGTACTCCCCTGGCGCCGAATGAGATTCCTCAGCGGCTCCGGACAGCTTTTCGCCAAGCCAATGAGCGCATCTACGCCGAATGGCAGCCCGAGGGTGAAGAGCAACTCATGGGCACGACTCTTGTCGCTGCCGTGATTCGCGATCAGCAGCTTACCGTCGCAAATGTTGGTGACAGCCGGGCCTATCTCATTCGTGCCAAGCGCGCGACCCAGATTACTCGTGATCACTCGTTGGTTGCTGAACAAGTGGCTGCTGGTGTGCTGACGGAAGATGAAGCGCGCGAGAGCAATTATCGCAATGTCATTACTCGCGCACTTGGCCATCGCCAGCGTTTAGATGTCGATATCTTTGAGCTCCAACTCCTCGCTGATGACCGCCTTGTTCTTACCTCTGATGGTGTTCATGATGTAGTCACACCGGAGGAATTGACGCAAATTGTGCTTGCTCACCCTCCTGAAGCTGCTGCAAAAGCGCTGATCGACCTGGCTATTCAGAAGCAGACAACCGACAACGTCAGTGCCATTGTTGCCTGGGTGAAGCCTGCAGTTGAAGCTGCCGCAGAGCCAGCGCCAGCACGTCCTGGGACGAACTGGCTCGTTGTGGTTCTTGTCTTGCTTGGCATTCTCGTCTTTATCGCTGTTGTTGGCGTTATTCTTGCATTAGGTCATGCTCTGCCGTAG
- a CDS encoding LppX_LprAFG lipoprotein — protein sequence MSACRTHLRWILIPLAILLFAGSAGCRQQKPALDPAQLRDFAANQFEQAQSFHFVLTHSHGTTTILNGMQLVQAEGDVTKSNQLHATLLVQTLGAQLHLQLIGIDDRTWMTNPFNPNQWQPLQGVRAQDILNLGAIPQALRAMTELHVTGQTNQQGTPMAILEGTLTSTALRPVIPNGTEDGLQLNVQLWIGANDHRLYQVILNGPLTKSEPRDIQRTLSLSKYDAPVTITPPTS from the coding sequence ATGAGCGCTTGCCGCACCCATCTACGGTGGATTCTCATCCCCCTCGCTATTTTGCTGTTTGCTGGAAGCGCCGGCTGTCGTCAGCAGAAGCCTGCACTTGATCCCGCACAACTCCGTGATTTTGCGGCAAACCAATTCGAGCAGGCACAATCATTTCACTTTGTCCTCACGCACAGCCACGGAACGACAACAATCCTTAACGGCATGCAGCTTGTTCAGGCAGAAGGAGATGTCACAAAATCGAACCAACTCCACGCGACATTGTTGGTTCAAACCCTGGGAGCCCAGCTCCATCTCCAGCTTATTGGCATCGATGACCGAACATGGATGACGAACCCCTTTAATCCCAATCAGTGGCAGCCGCTACAAGGGGTGCGTGCACAGGATATTTTGAACCTCGGAGCGATTCCTCAGGCACTGCGCGCAATGACTGAACTGCACGTCACTGGCCAGACAAATCAGCAAGGAACACCTATGGCAATCCTTGAGGGGACACTTACATCGACCGCCCTACGGCCAGTGATCCCAAACGGGACGGAAGATGGCCTTCAGCTGAACGTACAGCTGTGGATCGGAGCCAATGACCATCGTCTTTATCAGGTCATCCTGAATGGCCCACTCACGAAGTCTGAGCCGCGCGATATCCAGCGCACACTTTCACTCTCTAAGTACGATGCGCCAGTTACCATTACCCCACCGACATCATAG
- a CDS encoding MFS transporter gives MRQLPLPHRHHSHTPGAAQCDRGFDAVARVGKTRHAHWLLLTLTLGFGVFFSGLDQTVVVTILPQMMPDLGITVDTFGKTAWVVNSYLLGYTIALPLMGKLADVFGLRRMYLISTGLFLVGTGIVALSPGLGWFTLARALQALGGGALLPITFAILGTTLPPTRRIMALGLVAALDDASSLLGPIYGAALVNHIGWRGLFWLNIPLQLPWLIMTLLLLGTEIRRQADLDWPSALLLVLAIGTVSWGLTAQGSTVGTSAPLHLAIGVLCAAILSLAFWQRQRRAHAPLLTLDGSQRGRVLTGMSLYGLDGAATITALVCIPLMTDVLWGKPTIDGGLNLLKLMLWMPIGGIIGGLLTPRLGFRTVTIGSFSLIALGFSLMRLWPNPPSSALLWGTLSLLGIGIGLNDAAILGHTLHASPSRARATAAAFAQMTQCIGMMTGMALLAWLGLGHFTQQASQLFAQKGFAVSPTEYQRLMLQTFRGIFLVASMLALLAVILAFALNNDRGKHRLWFAEVALSEDVDHTAPVDQSPSDEPER, from the coding sequence ATGCGCCAGTTACCATTACCCCACCGACATCATAGTCACACGCCTGGTGCCGCCCAGTGTGATCGCGGCTTCGATGCGGTTGCAAGAGTCGGCAAGACTCGCCATGCTCACTGGCTACTGCTCACACTCACGCTCGGCTTTGGGGTGTTCTTTTCCGGCCTCGACCAGACAGTCGTGGTCACAATCCTGCCGCAGATGATGCCTGACCTTGGCATCACAGTTGATACATTTGGCAAGACTGCATGGGTCGTGAATAGCTATCTTCTGGGGTACACGATTGCCTTGCCGCTCATGGGGAAACTTGCTGATGTGTTTGGCCTGCGCCGGATGTATCTTATCAGCACAGGACTCTTCCTCGTCGGGACAGGTATCGTCGCGCTTTCACCGGGACTTGGATGGTTCACGCTCGCCCGGGCTCTCCAGGCCCTCGGTGGAGGAGCGCTACTCCCCATTACATTTGCAATTCTCGGAACGACACTGCCACCAACACGGCGGATCATGGCTCTCGGCCTTGTCGCAGCGCTTGACGATGCAAGCAGCTTGCTCGGGCCAATCTACGGAGCAGCGCTTGTTAACCACATTGGCTGGCGCGGGCTTTTCTGGCTGAACATTCCGTTGCAACTCCCTTGGCTAATCATGACGCTCCTGCTCCTTGGTACCGAAATTCGTCGGCAGGCTGATCTGGATTGGCCAAGTGCTCTCTTGCTGGTATTGGCAATTGGGACGGTTTCATGGGGTCTTACTGCACAAGGGAGTACTGTTGGCACATCTGCCCCGCTTCATCTGGCCATCGGCGTGCTTTGCGCCGCCATCCTTAGCCTCGCGTTCTGGCAACGGCAGCGGCGAGCACATGCCCCGCTGCTCACGCTCGACGGATCCCAACGAGGCCGCGTCCTGACCGGCATGAGCCTCTACGGCCTCGATGGTGCTGCAACCATAACGGCACTGGTCTGTATTCCGTTAATGACTGATGTCTTATGGGGAAAACCGACGATTGATGGAGGACTCAACCTCCTGAAATTGATGCTTTGGATGCCTATTGGTGGCATCATTGGCGGCTTGCTTACCCCACGTCTCGGATTTCGAACCGTGACGATTGGCTCATTTAGTTTGATCGCCCTGGGCTTTAGCCTGATGCGCCTGTGGCCAAACCCGCCATCATCAGCCCTCCTCTGGGGAACGCTCAGTCTCCTGGGGATCGGCATCGGGTTGAACGATGCGGCAATCCTTGGGCATACCTTGCATGCCTCTCCCAGTCGCGCACGCGCGACTGCTGCAGCATTCGCGCAGATGACGCAATGCATCGGTATGATGACCGGGATGGCCCTCCTTGCCTGGCTAGGGCTTGGCCACTTTACACAACAAGCAAGTCAACTGTTTGCCCAGAAAGGATTTGCCGTTTCTCCGACAGAATATCAGCGCCTCATGTTGCAGACATTTCGGGGAATCTTTCTCGTTGCAAGCATGCTCGCACTGTTGGCAGTAATACTTGCCTTTGCCCTGAACAATGACCGAGGAAAGCATCGCCTCTGGTTTGCAGAAGTAGCACTCAGCGAAGACGTTGATCACACTGCACCAGTAGATCAATCGCCATCCGATGAACCTGAACGGTGA
- the rpe gene encoding ribulose-phosphate 3-epimerase gives MSMVDLRSRLPALAPSILDADFACLADAVRLLEAHGADFIHLDVMDGRFVPNISFGLPVVSAVRRLTRLPLDVHLMIVEPERYVEAFIEAGATIVTVHAEVSPHLHRTVQLIHEHGARAGVALNPATPLALIEEILPFVDVVLVMTVNPGFGGQTLIPSVLQKVRRLRARIDEQRLPAVIEIDGGIKPSNVGAGIAAGADVLVTGSAVFHADDPAAVLHALRTEAQRAWLAHRSGSSDGD, from the coding sequence ATGTCAATGGTTGACCTTCGCTCGCGGCTGCCTGCACTTGCCCCGTCAATCCTCGATGCCGACTTTGCTTGCCTTGCTGACGCCGTCCGGCTCCTTGAGGCACATGGCGCCGATTTTATCCATCTCGATGTCATGGATGGCCGATTTGTCCCAAATATAAGCTTTGGTCTTCCGGTTGTATCAGCTGTGCGACGCCTGACTCGGTTGCCGCTTGATGTGCATTTGATGATTGTCGAGCCTGAGCGGTATGTTGAGGCCTTTATTGAAGCGGGTGCCACAATTGTCACGGTTCACGCAGAGGTAAGTCCACATCTCCACCGCACTGTCCAGCTTATTCATGAGCATGGGGCACGGGCTGGCGTTGCACTGAATCCAGCAACCCCACTTGCGCTTATTGAGGAAATTCTTCCCTTCGTTGATGTCGTTCTCGTCATGACGGTAAATCCGGGATTCGGCGGACAAACACTGATTCCGTCTGTCTTGCAGAAAGTACGGCGCTTGCGCGCACGTATTGATGAGCAACGCCTTCCAGCAGTGATCGAGATTGATGGAGGGATCAAGCCGAGCAATGTTGGCGCTGGGATTGCTGCTGGGGCTGATGTGTTGGTCACTGGTTCTGCTGTCTTTCACGCTGATGATCCTGCGGCGGTATTACACGCCCTGCGCACTGAAGCGCAGCGTGCGTGGCTGGCTCACCGTTCAGGTTCATCGGATGGCGATTGA
- a CDS encoding universal stress protein yields MPPLILVPVTLVPLGEQKLETIVQQAQGLNGEVVLLHVLPRGTLRPDMVTPAEAMARTHLDTLSSVLRRRGVPARSMVKEGPVVETIINEAEALDAALIILGMTVRSRFPSILRGGVTDEVLRTAPCPVLLVRAELPAEPCYPLRSFADDAARAGAIIPRWLGLRTVEVSRIVGSVNRVHELGPDFLPIKPNRADQERFQLVRAAMLRGDPLPPIELYKLGFGYYVVDGHHRVAAARQLGPSTELDALVTEFLPVNDQAAHELFVARRQFEQATGITRVGASRPATYQTMLRMIQHYQRDAAIPDIQEAARRWYSSVFAPLRQQIRTLGFPRQFPGDRPADILARAIEWWEQEHGQLPEVKDLQEVLEQFILYHDTLTAPST; encoded by the coding sequence GTGCCACCGCTTATTCTCGTACCGGTTACGCTTGTCCCATTGGGAGAGCAGAAACTTGAGACAATCGTTCAACAGGCGCAAGGACTCAATGGTGAAGTTGTGCTCTTACACGTCCTGCCGCGTGGGACACTTCGACCGGATATGGTCACGCCTGCTGAGGCCATGGCACGAACGCACCTTGACACGCTCAGTAGCGTGCTCCGCCGTCGTGGCGTTCCTGCTCGCAGTATGGTCAAGGAAGGCCCAGTTGTCGAAACAATTATCAACGAAGCCGAAGCGCTGGACGCAGCCTTGATTATTTTGGGCATGACAGTACGGAGTCGTTTTCCGAGTATCTTGCGTGGCGGTGTTACCGACGAAGTCCTTCGCACTGCACCATGCCCCGTGCTCCTAGTACGGGCTGAACTCCCTGCTGAGCCCTGTTATCCCTTGCGTTCTTTTGCTGATGACGCGGCACGAGCTGGCGCCATCATTCCACGATGGCTTGGCCTGCGCACGGTCGAAGTATCGCGTATTGTGGGTAGCGTGAATCGTGTCCATGAGCTTGGCCCCGATTTTCTCCCCATCAAACCCAACCGTGCCGATCAAGAGCGGTTCCAACTTGTTCGGGCAGCAATGCTCCGTGGCGATCCTCTGCCACCGATCGAACTGTATAAGCTTGGCTTTGGTTACTATGTCGTCGATGGGCATCATCGCGTCGCAGCTGCGCGTCAACTCGGTCCGTCCACCGAACTCGATGCGTTGGTCACAGAATTTCTTCCGGTGAACGACCAAGCTGCTCACGAGCTGTTTGTTGCTCGGCGCCAGTTCGAGCAGGCAACAGGGATAACGCGCGTCGGAGCAAGCCGTCCGGCAACCTACCAGACAATGCTGCGCATGATCCAACATTACCAGCGGGACGCTGCCATACCAGACATACAAGAGGCTGCACGTCGCTGGTATAGCAGTGTGTTCGCACCACTGCGGCAGCAAATCCGGACACTCGGCTTTCCGCGCCAATTCCCTGGCGACCGGCCGGCTGATATTCTTGCTCGGGCAATCGAATGGTGGGAGCAGGAACATGGCCAGTTGCCTGAAGTGAAGGACCTTCAAGAAGTATTGGAGCAATTTATCCTCTATCATGACACCCTCACTGCTCCCTCAACCTAA
- a CDS encoding FhaA domain-containing protein → MINSIQRFEDFVQRIMEGSVGRIFRTPIQPVEIGRRLERAMESQKLSTVEGPIVPNDYLVRLNPEDLVQFADFLRPLCNQLEEWLLDLAEERGYGFIDLVRVRIVGDSNIPRRNIQVEASIAQLPDYDPAVEAEWQQTQVFRALEETGNVPPKFLRIIGGPLPEQTFLIRQKVTTIGRAPDNDVILEVPEVSRHHARLEYHQDHYEIVDLNSTNGTMVNGRPVTRSPITDGDRLTLGTVSLQILPYQGPTHGEQSAER, encoded by the coding sequence ATGATCAACAGCATTCAGCGTTTTGAGGATTTTGTCCAACGCATCATGGAAGGCTCGGTGGGGCGGATCTTTCGCACACCGATTCAGCCCGTTGAGATTGGCCGTCGCCTCGAACGAGCGATGGAAAGTCAGAAACTCTCGACCGTTGAAGGGCCAATCGTCCCAAACGACTATCTTGTCCGGCTTAACCCAGAGGATCTTGTGCAATTTGCGGATTTTCTTCGTCCACTCTGCAACCAACTTGAAGAGTGGCTACTCGATCTTGCGGAGGAACGTGGCTACGGCTTTATTGACCTCGTCCGGGTTCGGATTGTTGGTGATAGCAACATTCCACGGCGCAACATTCAAGTTGAAGCAAGCATTGCCCAGCTCCCAGACTATGATCCAGCAGTTGAGGCCGAGTGGCAACAAACGCAAGTCTTCCGTGCCCTTGAAGAAACCGGCAACGTCCCACCGAAATTCCTTCGGATCATTGGCGGGCCGCTTCCTGAGCAAACCTTCCTGATCCGCCAAAAAGTGACGACAATTGGCCGCGCACCCGATAACGACGTTATCCTCGAAGTCCCTGAAGTATCACGGCATCATGCGCGTCTTGAGTACCATCAGGATCACTATGAAATTGTCGATCTCAACTCAACAAACGGGACAATGGTCAACGGCCGCCCAGTCACCCGCTCCCCGATTACCGATGGCGATAGGCTCACGCTTGGTACCGTGAGTCTGCAGATTTTGCCGTATCAAGGACCGACACATGGAGAGCAATCGGCCGAGCGATGA
- a CDS encoding FHA domain-containing protein — protein MMNALPFEWFVLLLRIVFIFLLYFFLLLVIRVSLRELAALTNTQQPSAQVASGHLVVQAPGNTTLRPGTRLRLEPITVIGRHPQCTIRLEDSFVSSEHAQLTWDRGRWWITDLGSTNGTKVNGLPITAPTGLRYGDVIEVGDVQLLLVP, from the coding sequence ATGATGAACGCGCTGCCGTTTGAGTGGTTCGTCTTGCTGCTTCGCATCGTGTTCATTTTTCTTCTCTACTTCTTTCTTCTGTTGGTCATTCGGGTCAGTCTTCGCGAGCTGGCAGCACTAACAAATACCCAACAACCATCCGCGCAAGTGGCTTCGGGTCATCTCGTCGTGCAAGCACCGGGCAATACGACGTTACGGCCAGGGACTCGTCTACGGCTTGAACCAATCACCGTCATCGGACGACACCCACAGTGCACGATTCGCCTTGAAGACAGCTTCGTCTCGTCTGAGCATGCCCAGCTTACCTGGGATCGTGGGCGCTGGTGGATTACCGATCTTGGTAGCACGAACGGCACAAAAGTGAACGGTTTGCCGATTACTGCGCCAACTGGCCTACGGTATGGCGACGTTATCGAAGTAGGCGACGTGCAACTCTTGCTTGTGCCATAA
- a CDS encoding cellulase family glycosylhydrolase — protein MVRLARSHYGWAIVLLSLLLSAFSSIPPAHAAPNSPDDLLMPRYFPETGFWVEGVFRQYWETHGGLYVHGYPISAVFQQDGYWRQYFERSVFEYHPELAGTPYAVLLVRVGAWRVSNRTQEPPFQPVSAFQSSSDHWYFSETQHSLNYGFKAFWIDHGGLPNFGYPLSEEFDEKNPDPPAGDGKVHTVQYFERARFEYHPENRGTPWEVELGLLGREYLQARGAPPEAVQRQNPNLPPPDPITGRLYGPHLGYGFNIAWRGDDGGAAYNQKALDMVKQAGFGWVRIQVHWATLEPSPGQYQPQSLDLIVNQANQNGVNILVSIVHAPSWADPNGGIPQDPTAFGALMQYLAQRYKGKVQAWEIWNEQNLAIETGGHVDLVRYIKLLEAGYRGVKASDPQAIVVFGGLSPTGVMDPSLGIDDREYLKQAYAYNNGEIKQYFDVLGVHPGSNNNPPDAMWPDHPGPGPGWRDHPSFYFRRAEQLRQVMLDNGDGAKQVWLTEFGWTTANQAPGFEYGNQISESDQAQYLVRAFEIARTEWPWVGVMFVWNLNFSTMTQPSDEKYPWSVLYADWSPRPSYLALKNMPK, from the coding sequence GTGGTACGGCTCGCTCGATCACACTATGGATGGGCTATTGTCCTGCTTTCTCTCCTGCTGAGTGCGTTTTCCTCTATTCCCCCTGCTCATGCTGCCCCGAATTCCCCCGACGACCTCTTGATGCCACGGTACTTTCCTGAAACGGGGTTCTGGGTGGAAGGCGTTTTTCGCCAATATTGGGAAACGCACGGAGGTCTCTACGTCCATGGTTATCCAATTAGTGCAGTCTTTCAACAGGATGGCTATTGGCGGCAGTACTTCGAACGCTCTGTGTTCGAGTATCACCCCGAACTTGCTGGCACGCCCTATGCGGTCCTCCTGGTCCGTGTTGGCGCATGGCGTGTAAGCAACCGCACACAAGAGCCGCCTTTCCAACCAGTGAGCGCATTCCAAAGCTCATCTGATCACTGGTACTTTTCAGAAACACAGCATAGCCTCAATTACGGCTTTAAAGCGTTTTGGATCGACCATGGGGGACTCCCCAACTTTGGCTACCCGCTTTCCGAAGAGTTCGATGAGAAGAATCCAGACCCACCAGCCGGCGATGGCAAGGTCCACACTGTCCAATACTTCGAACGCGCTCGCTTTGAGTATCATCCAGAGAATCGCGGCACCCCGTGGGAAGTTGAACTTGGCTTGCTTGGCCGCGAATATCTTCAGGCTCGTGGTGCGCCACCAGAAGCAGTCCAACGGCAGAACCCTAACCTCCCCCCGCCTGATCCCATCACCGGCCGCCTTTATGGCCCGCATCTGGGCTATGGCTTCAACATCGCCTGGCGCGGCGATGATGGTGGGGCAGCATACAACCAGAAAGCACTCGACATGGTGAAACAAGCTGGTTTTGGCTGGGTACGTATCCAGGTCCACTGGGCAACACTCGAACCGTCACCCGGGCAATACCAGCCCCAGTCACTCGACCTTATCGTGAATCAGGCCAATCAAAATGGGGTCAACATCCTTGTCAGTATTGTTCATGCACCCTCGTGGGCTGACCCCAATGGTGGTATTCCACAGGATCCCACAGCGTTTGGCGCCTTGATGCAATATCTTGCTCAACGCTATAAGGGCAAAGTCCAAGCCTGGGAGATTTGGAACGAACAAAACCTTGCCATCGAAACTGGTGGACATGTTGATCTTGTGCGCTATATCAAACTCCTTGAAGCCGGCTATCGCGGCGTCAAAGCGAGTGACCCGCAGGCTATTGTCGTCTTTGGTGGCCTTTCCCCCACAGGCGTGATGGATCCATCACTTGGCATTGACGACCGAGAATATTTGAAGCAGGCCTATGCCTATAATAATGGCGAAATCAAACAGTATTTCGATGTTCTCGGCGTTCATCCGGGTAGTAACAACAACCCCCCAGACGCAATGTGGCCAGACCATCCTGGCCCAGGACCAGGTTGGCGTGATCACCCGAGTTTTTACTTCCGTCGGGCTGAGCAACTACGGCAAGTCATGCTTGATAACGGGGACGGCGCGAAGCAAGTGTGGTTGACCGAATTTGGCTGGACTACTGCGAACCAAGCGCCCGGCTTTGAATACGGCAATCAGATCAGCGAAAGTGATCAAGCGCAGTACCTTGTCCGCGCCTTTGAGATTGCGCGAACAGAGTGGCCTTGGGTTGGCGTCATGTTCGTCTGGAACCTCAATTTCAGCACGATGACTCAACCATCAGATGAAAAGTATCCCTGGTCAGTACTCTATGCCGACTGGAGTCCACGGCCATCCTACCTTGCATTGAAGAACATGCCCAAATAG
- a CDS encoding glycosyltransferase family 2 protein, with protein MNATLPAQAATVRVPGKLSVVLPAYNEALNLEGVVRRALEVLPSLAPEFELIIVDDGSTDGTGPLADHLAQLSPTIRVIHHERNRGYGAALTSGFQAATGDFIMFMDADQQFDPADLAQLLPFLHDADLVAGYRIKRRDPRIRLIYAWIFNRAMRLLFGIPVRDIDCAFKVWRAELLKALEITSKGALINTELLIKARRAGARIVEAGVNHYPRPTGEPTGGNPKVILRAMRETIRLWWRMLFYEPPAVPTRGQALPRYALWMRSAVLGTVGLAALGALIEGLRRIPRQE; from the coding sequence ATGAACGCGACGCTTCCGGCACAAGCCGCGACTGTTCGGGTACCAGGCAAGCTCTCGGTCGTTTTACCGGCATATAACGAAGCACTCAACCTTGAAGGCGTTGTTCGACGCGCGCTCGAAGTACTCCCGAGCCTTGCTCCGGAATTCGAACTAATCATCGTCGATGATGGAAGCACGGACGGGACTGGTCCGTTAGCAGATCACCTTGCCCAGCTTTCACCGACAATACGCGTTATCCATCACGAGCGGAACCGTGGGTATGGTGCAGCGCTTACGTCGGGGTTTCAGGCTGCAACCGGCGACTTTATCATGTTCATGGATGCCGATCAGCAGTTTGACCCGGCCGATCTGGCTCAACTTCTTCCTTTCCTGCACGATGCAGATCTTGTCGCCGGCTACCGCATCAAGCGGCGTGACCCACGTATTCGTCTGATCTACGCCTGGATCTTCAACCGCGCCATGCGGCTTCTTTTTGGCATTCCTGTCCGCGATATTGACTGCGCGTTCAAAGTTTGGCGGGCAGAGCTCTTGAAAGCGTTGGAGATTACGAGTAAAGGTGCGCTGATCAATACGGAGTTGTTAATTAAGGCGCGGCGCGCGGGCGCACGGATCGTCGAAGCTGGGGTCAACCACTATCCTCGGCCAACTGGTGAGCCAACCGGAGGCAATCCGAAGGTTATCCTGCGTGCAATGCGCGAGACGATTCGCCTATGGTGGCGAATGCTCTTCTACGAGCCACCAGCTGTGCCGACTCGCGGACAAGCACTACCACGCTATGCGCTTTGGATGCGGAGCGCAGTTCTTGGCACTGTCGGCCTTGCCGCACTCGGTGCACTCATTGAGGGGCTCCGCCGTATTCCTCGTCAAGAGTAA